A single window of Nitrospirae bacterium YQR-1 DNA harbors:
- the nuoD gene encoding NADH dehydrogenase (quinone) subunit D: MEPLKDLKTRELVLNMGPQHPSTHGVLRLKLELDGETIKKCTPYVGYLHRGTEKLSEGMTYMQCMPLTDRLDYISSMTNNVGYCLAVERLFGIEAPLRAKYIRTIVSEISRISSHLLWLATHALDIGAMTVFLYCFREREALMDLFEMLCGARLTVSYPRIGGVRNDVTQEFIDKLYDFLLDFPSKIEQYETLINVNRIWLQRTVGIGIISAQEAVNWGLSGATLRGSGVNYDIRKHFPYDAYDLVEFSVPVGKKGDVYDRYLCRVEELRQSVYILKQCVERLPVGPILAPDVPKFTLPPKDRVLSEMESLIHHFTLITKGPMTAPKGEIYVATEAPKGELGFFIVSDGTGKPYRMRIRSPSFIHVSALPRLCEGSLIADAIANIGSIDVVLGECDR; this comes from the coding sequence ATGGAACCGCTGAAGGATTTAAAAACCAGAGAGCTGGTCCTTAACATGGGGCCACAGCATCCCTCAACACACGGTGTGCTGAGGCTTAAACTTGAATTAGACGGTGAGACCATAAAAAAGTGCACTCCCTATGTGGGATATCTGCACAGAGGAACTGAAAAGCTCTCCGAGGGTATGACCTATATGCAGTGTATGCCCCTTACAGACAGGCTTGATTATATATCCTCTATGACAAACAACGTGGGGTATTGTCTTGCAGTGGAGCGGCTCTTTGGCATAGAGGCTCCGCTTAGGGCAAAATACATTCGCACTATCGTCTCTGAAATATCACGGATTTCCAGCCATCTGCTGTGGCTTGCCACCCATGCACTGGATATCGGCGCTATGACTGTCTTTCTCTACTGCTTCAGGGAAAGAGAGGCATTGATGGATTTGTTTGAAATGCTCTGCGGAGCTCGCCTTACGGTCAGCTACCCGCGCATAGGCGGAGTCAGAAATGACGTCACCCAGGAGTTTATAGATAAGCTGTATGATTTTTTACTGGATTTTCCATCTAAAATCGAGCAATACGAAACCCTTATTAACGTAAACAGAATCTGGCTTCAGCGAACAGTCGGCATTGGGATTATATCGGCGCAGGAGGCTGTAAACTGGGGACTGTCCGGGGCCACGCTCAGAGGCTCAGGGGTAAATTACGATATCAGAAAGCACTTTCCATACGATGCCTATGATTTGGTGGAGTTTTCCGTACCTGTTGGTAAAAAAGGAGATGTTTATGACAGGTATCTGTGCCGGGTTGAGGAGCTGAGACAATCGGTATATATTCTGAAACAATGTGTGGAGCGGCTGCCTGTGGGGCCGATATTAGCCCCTGATGTGCCTAAGTTTACGCTTCCGCCAAAAGACAGGGTGCTGAGTGAAATGGAATCACTCATTCATCATTTTACGCTGATTACCAAGGGCCCTATGACAGCCCCCAAAGGTGAAATCTATGTTGCCACGGAGGCGCCCAAGGGGGAGCTGGGATTTTTCATAGTCAGTGACGGTACCGGCAAGCCCTACAGGATGCGGATTCGCTCCCCGTCCTTTATACACGTCTCAGCGCTTCCCAGGCTCTGTGAGGGAAGTCTCATTGCCGATGCCATTGCAAATATCGGCTCCATTGACGTTGTGCTTGGGGAGTGTGACAGGTAA
- a CDS encoding molybdopterin-dependent oxidoreductase, whose translation MIKLTIDGTEVQAVQEMTILDAAKQVGIEIPTLCDFKKLSPCGSCRMCLVEIERLPRLQTACTVKITDGMVVRTSTDAIRRARKAMLEFLLINHPLECPVCDKAGECILQDLTTKYGAADGRFKEGKRTNPVNFQDPVIVRNMEKCILCTRCVRMCDDLQGAFAISVINRGCQSVIEPFSGGRYDCEYCGNCLSVCPVGAITSKVQRHTYRPWYIEREVETICSFCGTGCTLTLQMRENTIIRVVPNFDKGLNSGMLCVMGRFGYDYIENDERLSSPLIRKNGVHVPVTWEEATEFTAKRLSEITKKHGGGAVAGIASGRCTNEDNYMLQKLIRYVLGSNNIDSAARFFYGPAVAYLERMFGQGITANLIPGIAKSDGVFVAGGDPTTINPVLGIAVRAVWKNGGKVFVLGKSGGLRSNVKYELNHAEGAETLVLSWILARVYEKKGLSAENSIIEKKLSALQVPTEEMLIRAGVSEEALQYTIEELVKLKNPVVIIGPEVTVYGNGSKNLFLLGALNYILNGRLFVLMDAPNTQGCLDMGCAPDLLVGGRPIEFEAFGHKMEDMAGMKTPYEPGLSILEMIDGAYNESVKALFVMGENPVFNIPDRKKTESALQKLEFLAVTDVFFTETAALADVVFPASAWSEKDGTYTNLERRLQRLKTGVLSSRGRAEWKIIADICKTLGMKESYKDVKNVWDEISRISSVHTGLRYDNLGGLGGIWPYGGEPLRGIEGDFEVHGLEDMPEIPASVQTGHILLREDGALLHSCSLSRYSGALMGIAPEPFVVINPATARSFGVNNNEQVVITAKKGKIEAVVKTDPAMPRDAAALSNAFKDRGFRSIVGCTTDPALNSLCITDRAVTIERYEPL comes from the coding sequence ATGATTAAGCTGACAATAGACGGCACAGAGGTACAGGCTGTACAGGAGATGACGATTCTTGATGCGGCAAAGCAGGTTGGCATAGAGATTCCAACCCTTTGCGATTTTAAGAAGTTATCCCCTTGTGGCAGTTGCCGCATGTGTCTTGTGGAAATAGAGCGTCTCCCTCGTCTGCAAACCGCCTGCACGGTAAAAATCACGGACGGTATGGTAGTTAGAACCAGCACGGATGCAATCAGACGGGCACGTAAGGCAATGCTGGAATTTTTGCTGATAAATCATCCCCTTGAGTGTCCGGTGTGTGATAAGGCAGGGGAGTGTATCCTGCAGGATTTGACAACAAAGTACGGAGCTGCAGACGGCAGGTTTAAAGAGGGCAAACGCACCAATCCAGTGAATTTTCAGGACCCGGTTATAGTTAGAAACATGGAGAAGTGTATCCTCTGTACCCGTTGTGTAAGAATGTGTGACGACCTTCAGGGGGCCTTTGCCATAAGTGTAATCAACAGGGGCTGCCAATCTGTGATAGAGCCGTTTTCCGGTGGCAGGTACGATTGTGAGTACTGTGGTAATTGTCTGTCGGTATGCCCGGTGGGAGCCATCACATCGAAAGTCCAAAGACACACCTACAGACCGTGGTACATAGAGCGGGAGGTGGAGACTATCTGCAGCTTCTGTGGAACAGGTTGTACGCTGACCCTTCAAATGAGGGAAAATACAATTATAAGGGTTGTTCCCAATTTCGACAAAGGGCTGAATTCCGGCATGTTGTGTGTTATGGGGCGTTTTGGGTACGACTACATTGAAAATGACGAAAGATTGAGCAGTCCCCTTATCAGAAAAAACGGCGTTCATGTGCCAGTGACATGGGAGGAGGCGACGGAGTTTACTGCAAAGCGTCTAAGTGAGATAACCAAAAAACACGGCGGCGGCGCTGTGGCCGGCATTGCCTCCGGAAGATGCACAAATGAGGACAACTACATGCTTCAAAAGCTCATCCGCTATGTGTTGGGCTCAAATAATATAGATTCCGCTGCAAGGTTTTTTTACGGCCCTGCGGTGGCATACCTTGAGAGAATGTTCGGGCAGGGCATTACTGCAAACCTGATACCGGGCATAGCCAAGTCAGACGGTGTTTTTGTTGCCGGAGGGGACCCCACTACCATAAATCCGGTACTTGGCATTGCAGTACGTGCGGTTTGGAAAAACGGCGGAAAAGTTTTTGTTTTAGGTAAATCCGGCGGTCTAAGAAGTAATGTCAAATACGAGTTGAATCATGCTGAGGGAGCGGAGACGCTTGTTCTTAGTTGGATATTAGCCAGGGTTTACGAAAAAAAGGGACTTAGCGCCGAAAACTCCATTATTGAAAAGAAACTATCTGCACTTCAAGTCCCTACCGAGGAGATGCTTATCAGGGCAGGGGTAAGTGAGGAAGCATTACAATATACGATAGAAGAGCTTGTCAAATTGAAGAATCCTGTTGTTATAATAGGCCCTGAGGTTACAGTTTATGGTAACGGCTCAAAGAATCTTTTTTTACTGGGAGCGCTGAATTATATTTTAAACGGCAGGTTGTTTGTACTGATGGATGCCCCCAACACACAGGGTTGTCTTGATATGGGCTGTGCCCCTGATTTACTTGTCGGCGGCAGACCGATAGAGTTTGAAGCCTTTGGCCATAAGATGGAAGATATGGCAGGGATGAAAACACCGTATGAGCCCGGCTTAAGCATTTTAGAGATGATTGACGGCGCTTATAATGAAAGCGTAAAAGCGTTGTTTGTGATGGGAGAGAACCCTGTCTTTAATATACCGGATAGAAAGAAGACGGAGTCCGCCCTGCAGAAACTGGAATTTCTGGCCGTAACTGATGTGTTTTTTACGGAAACGGCGGCCCTTGCTGATGTTGTGTTTCCGGCCTCGGCATGGAGTGAAAAAGACGGTACATATACAAACCTGGAAAGAAGGCTTCAGAGATTAAAAACCGGAGTCCTAAGCAGCAGGGGCAGAGCGGAGTGGAAAATAATTGCCGATATTTGCAAGACTCTGGGAATGAAGGAATCCTATAAAGACGTAAAGAATGTCTGGGATGAGATAAGCCGCATATCATCGGTTCATACGGGGCTTAGGTATGACAACCTAGGCGGCCTTGGCGGTATCTGGCCCTATGGCGGCGAGCCGCTCAGGGGCATAGAGGGTGACTTTGAAGTGCACGGGCTGGAGGATATGCCGGAAATCCCTGCTTCAGTACAAACCGGCCATATCCTGTTAAGAGAGGACGGAGCGCTGTTACACTCCTGCTCTTTGTCACGGTACTCAGGTGCTCTTATGGGTATAGCCCCTGAGCCGTTTGTGGTTATAAATCCTGCCACTGCGCGCTCTTTTGGTGTTAACAATAACGAGCAGGTGGTTATTACAGCTAAAAAAGGAAAGATAGAGGCTGTCGTAAAAACCGACCCTGCAATGCCCAGGGATGCAGCGGCACTTTCAAACGCTTTTAAAGACAGAGGATTCAGGTCAATTGTGGGTTGCACAACAGACCCGGCTCTGAACAGTCTTTGCATAACAGACAGAGCTGTAACGATAGAGAGGTACGAGCCGCTATGA
- the nuoK gene encoding NADH-quinone oxidoreductase subunit NuoK encodes MVPLNWYIWLSGVLFCVGMFGFLTRRNLIIMLLSVEIMFNAVNISLVAFSHYMEDLAGQILVFMIIAVAAAEAAIGLALVILLFRNKETITVDEINEMRG; translated from the coding sequence GTGGTGCCCTTAAACTGGTACATATGGCTTAGCGGAGTGCTCTTTTGTGTGGGAATGTTTGGTTTTCTCACCAGAAGGAATTTGATAATAATGCTTCTGTCGGTTGAGATAATGTTCAATGCCGTCAACATAAGCCTGGTTGCCTTTAGCCACTACATGGAGGACTTAGCGGGGCAGATACTTGTCTTTATGATAATAGCGGTGGCGGCGGCGGAGGCCGCTATAGGACTGGCACTTGTTATTCTGTTGTTTAGAAACAAGGAAACCATAACAGTTGATGAAATTAATGAGATGAGAGGATAG
- the nuoF gene encoding NADH-quinone oxidoreductase subunit NuoF translates to MENIILKKTGSSGTIAIESYIAQGGYKGMERAVGDMTPRDIIDEIKSSGLRGRGGAGFPTGMKWQFASLDPKFPRYLVCNADEGEPGTFKDRPILEHNPHLLIEGMIISAYALQSSIGYIYLRGEYPHAKRVLETAIEEALARGYLGNDILSKHFRFNLTVHFGAGAYICGEETALIESLEGRRGQPRLKPPFPVNSGLWGKPTIVNNVETLANIPWIVSNGAKAYASIGVKECPGPKLFSVSGKVNKPGVYELPMGITLREIIYDHCGGIKGGRPLKGVIPGGISTPILSPESLDCPMDFVHLPKHGSMLGSGAVMVFDDTVCIVKVYERAMRFFEHESCGKCTPCREGTAWMRAILSRIEQGKCSENDLETLQDVAENIAGKTFCPLGDGAANVLLAAMKIYRDEFEYHIKNKRCKVNAA, encoded by the coding sequence GTGGAAAATATAATTTTAAAAAAAACCGGCAGCTCCGGGACTATTGCAATAGAGAGCTACATAGCACAAGGCGGCTATAAGGGCATGGAGCGGGCTGTGGGGGATATGACCCCGCGGGATATCATAGATGAGATAAAGAGCTCCGGGCTTAGGGGCCGCGGCGGGGCCGGGTTTCCTACCGGTATGAAATGGCAATTTGCCTCTTTGGATCCGAAATTCCCCAGGTATCTGGTTTGCAATGCCGATGAGGGGGAACCCGGCACGTTTAAAGACAGACCGATACTGGAACACAACCCGCATCTTTTAATAGAAGGGATGATTATATCCGCCTACGCACTGCAGTCATCCATAGGGTACATATACCTCAGGGGCGAATATCCTCATGCAAAGAGAGTACTTGAAACAGCCATTGAGGAGGCCCTTGCCAGGGGCTACCTTGGTAACGATATACTGTCGAAGCATTTCCGGTTTAACCTGACAGTCCACTTCGGAGCCGGAGCCTACATCTGCGGCGAGGAAACTGCTCTTATTGAGTCACTTGAGGGCAGGCGCGGTCAACCAAGGCTTAAGCCGCCGTTTCCCGTAAACTCAGGGCTGTGGGGGAAACCCACTATTGTCAATAACGTCGAGACACTTGCAAATATCCCGTGGATTGTCTCAAATGGTGCTAAGGCATATGCCTCTATAGGAGTTAAAGAATGTCCGGGGCCGAAGCTGTTTTCCGTAAGCGGTAAGGTTAACAAACCCGGCGTTTATGAGCTTCCCATGGGAATTACCCTCAGAGAGATAATATACGACCACTGCGGGGGAATAAAGGGCGGGCGTCCCTTAAAGGGAGTAATCCCAGGCGGTATATCAACCCCGATACTTTCACCGGAGAGTTTAGACTGTCCGATGGACTTTGTCCATTTACCAAAGCACGGCTCTATGCTGGGCTCAGGGGCCGTGATGGTCTTTGACGATACAGTGTGTATAGTTAAGGTTTACGAGCGTGCTATGAGGTTTTTTGAACATGAGTCCTGCGGCAAGTGTACGCCATGCCGCGAGGGTACTGCATGGATGAGAGCAATCCTGAGTCGAATCGAGCAGGGGAAGTGCTCTGAAAACGACCTTGAAACACTTCAGGATGTGGCTGAAAATATAGCCGGAAAGACATTTTGTCCGCTTGGTGACGGGGCGGCGAATGTCCTTCTTGCCGCTATGAAAATCTACAGGGATGAGTTTGAGTATCACATTAAAAATAAAAGGTGTAAAGTAAATGCTGCATGA
- the nuoH gene encoding NADH-quinone oxidoreductase subunit NuoH, translating into MGHVAYATYFERKVIAHMQVRMGPMVVGPHGIFQPIADGIKSFFKEDIIPSNADKPLFFSAPVIGLMAAISALAMIPFFDGFVISNANAGLLFLFAMSSLATYGVILAGWSSNSKYSFLGSLRASAQIISYEVSLGLSLVGVMLMAGSVNLTDIVHAQHQYPGGMYIIPQFLGFYVFVISAIAETNRTPFDLPEAETELVAGFFSEYSGFRFALFFMAEYIGMIIMSSIAVLCFLGGWTLPQFVYRIFPFLAHVPGLVWFLLKLYMCIFFYYWIRATLPRYRYDKLMSLGWKILIPLALLNITITGIFKIFLHK; encoded by the coding sequence ATGGGACATGTCGCCTATGCCACGTACTTTGAGAGAAAAGTGATAGCCCACATGCAGGTCAGAATGGGCCCGATGGTGGTTGGCCCGCACGGCATATTTCAACCGATAGCGGACGGTATTAAATCGTTTTTTAAAGAGGACATAATACCGTCAAATGCCGATAAGCCGTTGTTTTTCTCAGCCCCTGTGATTGGCCTTATGGCTGCTATTTCCGCCCTTGCAATGATACCGTTTTTTGACGGCTTTGTAATCAGTAACGCCAATGCGGGACTACTGTTTCTCTTTGCCATGTCTTCGCTTGCCACATATGGAGTTATATTGGCCGGGTGGTCGTCTAATTCAAAGTACTCTTTTTTGGGCTCGTTGCGTGCCTCGGCTCAGATTATCAGCTATGAGGTATCTCTGGGGCTGTCCCTTGTCGGTGTTATGCTCATGGCAGGCTCCGTTAACCTTACAGACATTGTTCATGCCCAGCACCAGTACCCGGGCGGAATGTACATCATTCCACAATTTTTGGGATTTTACGTGTTTGTTATCTCAGCCATTGCCGAGACCAACCGTACCCCGTTTGACCTGCCCGAGGCGGAGACGGAACTTGTAGCCGGGTTTTTCTCCGAATACAGCGGGTTCCGGTTTGCTCTGTTTTTTATGGCTGAGTACATTGGAATGATTATCATGTCCTCGATAGCCGTTCTTTGCTTTTTAGGCGGCTGGACCCTCCCTCAGTTTGTTTACAGAATATTTCCATTTTTGGCTCATGTGCCGGGGCTGGTCTGGTTTTTACTTAAACTCTATATGTGTATATTCTTTTACTACTGGATACGGGCTACACTGCCCAGGTACAGATATGACAAGTTGATGTCACTAGGCTGGAAAATTCTTATTCCTCTGGCACTATTAAACATTACGATAACCGGTATTTTTAAAATATTTCTGCACAAATAA
- the nuoL gene encoding NADH-quinone oxidoreductase subunit L: protein MALKYVLIPALPLLAFIVNILLGKTVIRTRAHWIALSGVAGAFVCSLSALTDVIGGKIVDEDLYTWITSGSFKVSVGFLIDPLTAVMLIVVNSVSLLVHIYSVGYMHGDKGYYRFFAFLSLFTFSMLMLVMGNNFLQMYFGWEAVGLCSYFLIGFWYQKKSAADAAKKAFIVNRFGDFGFGLGVILIFLTFGSLHYADVFKEPAVFIGQTINILGHGFDLMTVIALLLFCGAVGKSAQLPLHVWLPDAMEGPTPVSALIHAATMVTAGVFMVARTNAIFVLSPTAMAVVAVTGGVTAIFAATIALVQNDIKRVIAYSTVSQLGYMFVACGVGAFAAGIFHLYTHAFFKALLFLGAGSVIHAMEGQQDINMMGGLKKHMPVTYLTMLLASLSIAGIPGLSGFFSKDEILWMAFAHGDGAGKFVYLLGVITALLTAFYSFRLIYVTFHGSFRGGHEKEHHLHESPSNMTVPLVVLAVGAVGAGYAGIPHVLGGHNSFAAFLAPVVGHPKPHGSVSQEWFVMISSVVVAVTGILAAYYFYIKNTKIPDAIARNFSLVHKILYNKYYVDELYGLMIVKPAYWFSGTVINKVTDGVLIEGIVNGLPALVGWFGKKLRKIQTGIVLHYCMYMAAGVLILLLVILSKLCRGRYCQ, encoded by the coding sequence ATGGCACTAAAGTATGTATTAATACCTGCGCTTCCCCTTTTAGCGTTCATAGTTAATATACTTTTGGGTAAAACGGTGATAAGAACCAGGGCGCATTGGATAGCGCTTTCAGGTGTTGCCGGGGCCTTTGTGTGTTCACTGTCTGCACTGACAGATGTCATTGGCGGTAAAATCGTTGATGAAGATTTATACACGTGGATAACCTCCGGCAGTTTTAAAGTCTCGGTAGGTTTTCTCATAGATCCGCTAACTGCGGTGATGCTGATAGTGGTCAACTCCGTAAGCCTGCTCGTTCATATTTATTCCGTTGGGTATATGCATGGGGATAAGGGCTATTACAGGTTTTTTGCTTTTCTGAGTCTTTTTACTTTTTCCATGCTTATGCTGGTTATGGGAAACAACTTTCTGCAGATGTACTTTGGGTGGGAGGCTGTGGGGTTATGTTCCTATTTTTTAATAGGGTTTTGGTATCAAAAGAAATCAGCGGCGGATGCCGCCAAAAAGGCTTTTATTGTCAACAGGTTTGGTGATTTTGGATTTGGCCTGGGGGTAATTTTAATATTTCTGACTTTCGGGTCGCTTCACTACGCAGACGTGTTTAAAGAACCTGCGGTTTTTATAGGTCAGACAATCAATATATTAGGGCATGGTTTTGATTTAATGACAGTGATAGCGCTTCTGTTGTTTTGTGGAGCGGTGGGGAAATCGGCGCAGCTTCCGCTTCATGTGTGGCTTCCTGACGCAATGGAGGGCCCCACGCCTGTCAGCGCCCTCATACATGCCGCAACGATGGTGACAGCCGGTGTGTTTATGGTGGCAAGGACTAATGCAATATTTGTTTTATCTCCAACGGCGATGGCTGTAGTTGCCGTAACCGGCGGGGTAACCGCCATTTTTGCGGCCACAATTGCGCTTGTTCAAAACGATATAAAACGTGTGATAGCCTACTCAACGGTTAGCCAGCTGGGATATATGTTTGTAGCCTGCGGGGTTGGTGCTTTTGCCGCCGGAATCTTTCATCTTTATACCCATGCGTTTTTTAAGGCGCTGTTGTTTTTGGGCGCAGGGTCAGTTATTCATGCCATGGAAGGACAGCAGGATATAAACATGATGGGAGGTCTGAAAAAACACATGCCGGTTACATACCTGACCATGCTTTTGGCCTCACTGAGTATTGCCGGAATTCCCGGGCTGTCAGGGTTTTTCAGTAAGGATGAAATCCTCTGGATGGCATTTGCCCACGGTGACGGAGCCGGTAAGTTTGTGTATCTGCTGGGGGTAATAACAGCCCTTCTTACAGCCTTTTATTCATTCAGACTAATATATGTGACCTTCCACGGTAGTTTCAGAGGTGGGCATGAAAAGGAACATCATCTTCACGAATCACCGTCAAACATGACCGTGCCTCTTGTTGTGTTGGCAGTGGGTGCAGTGGGTGCCGGATATGCCGGAATTCCTCACGTCCTTGGCGGCCACAACAGCTTTGCTGCCTTTTTAGCTCCGGTTGTGGGGCATCCTAAACCACATGGAAGCGTTTCTCAGGAGTGGTTTGTAATGATCTCCTCAGTTGTGGTTGCTGTAACCGGAATTTTAGCGGCTTATTATTTTTATATCAAAAACACAAAGATTCCTGATGCAATTGCAAGGAATTTCTCCCTTGTACATAAAATCCTCTACAACAAGTACTATGTGGATGAACTTTACGGCCTGATGATTGTAAAACCTGCCTACTGGTTTTCAGGGACAGTAATAAATAAAGTAACAGACGGTGTCTTAATCGAGGGTATTGTTAACGGCCTGCCTGCGCTGGTTGGCTGGTTTGGCAAGAAACTCAGAAAAATTCAAACCGGCATAGTCCTTCACTATTGCATGTACATGGCGGCCGGAGTGCTTATTCTCTTGCTTGTAATCTTATCAAAGCTCTGTAGAGGAAGGTATTGTCAATGA
- a CDS encoding NAD(P)H-dependent oxidoreductase subunit E has protein sequence MTRHHALKDNEDTTPQVTEEKLRLLRNKIHYLMGLYPSYQGALLPSLYAAQEIFGYISPEAIGEVSNITGVSAAQIKGVACFYAMYKTKPMGRHIIQLCTNVACMIEGAEDLVAYLGEKYGLTPGGTTQDGRFSLVIMECIGACGTAPSMILDSDSYDNLTKDRLDTLLESYK, from the coding sequence GTGACACGGCACCATGCCTTAAAGGACAATGAGGACACGACACCACAGGTAACGGAGGAGAAACTACGGTTGCTCAGAAATAAGATACATTACCTTATGGGGCTTTACCCCTCATATCAGGGAGCGCTTCTGCCGTCATTGTATGCGGCGCAGGAGATATTCGGATATATCAGCCCGGAGGCAATCGGTGAGGTTTCAAACATAACCGGCGTCTCTGCTGCACAAATTAAGGGGGTAGCCTGCTTCTATGCCATGTATAAGACTAAACCCATGGGAAGGCATATTATCCAATTGTGCACCAATGTGGCTTGTATGATTGAGGGAGCCGAGGACCTGGTTGCGTACTTAGGGGAAAAATATGGGCTGACGCCGGGCGGCACAACCCAGGACGGCAGATTTTCATTGGTTATAATGGAATGTATCGGCGCCTGTGGCACGGCTCCTTCCATGATTCTTGACAGCGACTCTTATGATAATCTTACAAAAGACAGGCTGGATACACTGCTTGAGAGTTATAAATGA
- the nuoI gene encoding NADH-quinone oxidoreductase subunit NuoI has translation MKDDVVIMTRKEETPIARFLKTVFFVEIFQGMKLTLKTMFTKPVTRQYPKERRPACPGFRGLHALVRNPETGQAKCVGCGLCAAICPSKCITIYTSEGKSHEKVVDRYEIDVLRCLYCSLCVEACPYGAVVLTEHYEYAGYTRAEFKMTKERLLENWDKYMVGDKGIEYFKRFWGPRAGDFKTPENQAVFKGRPQIPEGSK, from the coding sequence ATGAAAGACGATGTAGTGATAATGACAAGAAAAGAGGAAACTCCGATAGCGAGGTTTCTAAAGACGGTGTTTTTTGTAGAAATCTTTCAGGGAATGAAGCTGACCCTTAAAACCATGTTTACAAAACCGGTAACCAGGCAGTATCCTAAGGAGAGGCGGCCTGCCTGCCCCGGCTTCAGAGGACTTCATGCCCTTGTGAGGAATCCTGAAACCGGACAAGCAAAGTGTGTCGGTTGCGGCCTCTGTGCCGCCATCTGCCCGTCAAAGTGTATTACCATATACACATCTGAGGGGAAAAGCCACGAAAAGGTTGTTGACAGGTACGAGATAGATGTACTTAGGTGTTTGTACTGTTCTCTGTGCGTTGAGGCCTGCCCTTATGGGGCGGTTGTTTTAACTGAGCACTATGAGTATGCCGGATATACGAGGGCGGAGTTTAAGATGACCAAGGAGAGGCTTCTTGAGAATTGGGATAAATATATGGTAGGCGATAAAGGGATTGAGTACTTTAAACGGTTCTGGGGCCCGCGGGCCGGTGATTTTAAAACGCCGGAAAATCAGGCGGTGTTTAAAGGACGCCCGCAGATTCCGGAGGGCTCAAAGTGA
- a CDS encoding NADH-quinone oxidoreductase subunit J → MLSKVFFLYFATVVVFTSVMAITRRNAMHGVLFMLLMFFHLAGLYLFLNAEFLAAVQIIIYAGAIMVLFLFVVMLLNLREDVQKSRFIRPWIAGFVISAGVMAVVLKAAKSVKVEISGLWGIKEIKSATHIGAIGQELYTRYLYPFELASLVLLVAIVGAIVVAKKRLK, encoded by the coding sequence GTGTTAAGTAAGGTGTTTTTTTTATACTTTGCCACAGTGGTTGTCTTTACCTCCGTTATGGCGATAACGAGACGAAACGCTATGCACGGTGTGCTCTTTATGCTTCTGATGTTTTTTCATCTGGCAGGGTTGTACTTATTTTTAAATGCCGAGTTTTTGGCGGCGGTACAGATAATTATCTATGCCGGGGCCATAATGGTATTATTTCTTTTTGTCGTTATGCTTCTTAATTTACGTGAGGACGTACAGAAGAGCAGGTTTATCAGACCCTGGATAGCCGGCTTTGTAATATCCGCAGGTGTGATGGCTGTAGTACTTAAAGCGGCAAAGTCTGTAAAAGTTGAAATATCCGGGCTATGGGGAATAAAGGAAATTAAGAGCGCCACCCACATAGGGGCCATAGGACAGGAACTCTACACCCGGTATCTGTATCCGTTTGAACTGGCCTCCCTGGTGTTGCTTGTTGCAATAGTGGGGGCAATTGTCGTTGCCAAAAAGAGGTTAAAGTGA